A stretch of the Panicum virgatum strain AP13 chromosome 9N, P.virgatum_v5, whole genome shotgun sequence genome encodes the following:
- the LOC120687870 gene encoding glutamyl-tRNA reductase 2-like, which translates to MMASTTSATAAAAAFGGPTTAKTRGSSSAICPRVSTGGRRRSGVVRCDAGVETQVQVVAKAASITALEQFKISADRYMKERSSIAVIGLSVHTAPVEMREKLAVAEELWPRAIQELTSLNHIEEAAVLSTCNRMEIYVVALSWNRGIREVIDWMSKKSGIPASELREHLFMLRDSDATRHLFEVSAGLDSLVLGEGQILAQVKQVVRSGQNSGGLGKNIDRMFKDAITAGKRVRCETNISSGAVSVSSAAVELALMKLPETEALSASMLLIGAGKMGKLVVKHLIAKGCKKVVVVNRSVERVDAIREEMKDIEIVYRPLSEMYEAASEADVVFTSTASETPLFTKEHAEALPPISDTMGGVRLFVDISVPRNVSACVSEVGSARVYNVDDLKEVVEANKEDRLRKAMEAQTIITEELKRFEAWRDSLETVPTIKKLRSYADRIRASELDKCLQKIGDDNLTKKMRRAVEELSTGIVNKLLHGPLQHLRCDGSDSRTLDETLENMHALNRMFSLDTEKAIIEQKIKAKVEKTQN; encoded by the exons ATGATGGCGAGCACGACGTcagcgaccgccgccgcggcggcattCGGGGGCCCAACCACCGCCAAGACGCGGGGGTCGTCGTCGGCCATCTGCCCGAGGGTGTCCACCGGCGGCAGGAGGCGCTCCGGGGTGGTGCGGTGCGACGCCGGCGTGGAGACCCAGGTGCAggtggtggccaaggcggccagCATCACCGCGCTCGAGCAGTTCAAGATCTCCGCCGACC GGTACATGAAGGAAAGGAGTAGCATAGCTGTGATTGGCCTCAGTGTGCACACAGCACCAGTGGAGATGCGTGAAAAACTTGCTGTTGCTGAGGAACTATGGCCCCGTGCTATTCAAGAACTCACTAGTCTAAACCATATTGAAGAGGCTGCTGTTCTTAGTACCTGTAATAGAATGGAAATTTATGTGGTGGCTCTGTCATGGAACCGTGGTATCAGAGAAGTAATAGACTGGATGTCAAAG AAAAGTGGCATTCCTGCTTCTGAACTCAGGGAGCACCTGTTCATGTTGCGCGACAGTGATGCTACACGCCATCTGTTTGAGGTATCAGCTGGGCTTGACTCTTTGGTTCTTGGAGAAGGACAAATCCTTGCTCAAGTTAAGCAAGTTGTAAGGAGCGGGCAAAACAGTGGAGGCCTGGGAAAGAACATTGATAGGATGTTCAAGGATGCAATCACAGCTGGTAAACGTGTCCGATGTGAGACCAACATATCATCTGGTGCGGTTTCTGTCAGTTCAGCTGCAGTTGAATTGGCCCTGATGAAGCTTCCAGAGACTGAAGCGCTGTCAGCTAGTATGCTGCTGATTGGTGCTGGTAAGATGGGCAAATTAGTGGTCAAGCATCTCATTGCCAAAGGATGCAAAAAGGTTGTTGTGGTGAACCGCTCTGTGGAAAGGGTCGATGCCATTCGTGAGGAGATGAAAGATATCGAGATTGTGTACAGGCCTCTCTCAGAGATGTATGAGGCTGCTTCTGAAGCCGATGTTGTGTTCACGAGCACTGCATCTGAAACCCCATTGTTCACAAAGGAGCACGCAGAGGCACTTCCCCCTATTTCTGATACTATGGGTGGTGTCCGTCTATTTGTCGACATATCTGTCCCGAGAAATGTCAGTGCATGTGTGTCTGAAGTTGGCTCGGCACGAGTATACAATGTTGATGACTTGAAAGAGGTGGTGGAAGCCAACAAGGAGGACAGGCTCAGGAAAGCAATGGAGGCACAGACAATCATCACCGAAGAACTGAAACGGTTTGAGGCATGGAGGGACTCGTTGGAGACCGTTCCGACCATCAAGAAGTTGAGGTCATATGCTGACAGGATCCGGGCCTCAGAGCTTGACAAGTGTCTGCAGAAGATCGGGGATGACAATCTCACCAAGAAGATGCGGAGAGCTGTCGAGGAACTGAGCACCGGCATCGTGAACAAGCTCCTCCACGGCCCATTGCAGCACCTGAGGTGCGATGGCAGCGACAGCCGCACCCTCGACGAGACGCTTGAGAACATGCACGCCCTCAACCGGATGTTCAGCCTTGACACCGAGAAGGCGATCATCGAGCAGAAGATCAAGGCCAAGGTGGAGAAGACCCAAAATTGA